In Triticum urartu cultivar G1812 chromosome 6, Tu2.1, whole genome shotgun sequence, the following proteins share a genomic window:
- the LOC125515184 gene encoding shugoshin-1-like isoform X3, giving the protein MAAATGAPLGGLNPRPKPNPSANCPGPRSGGKPAALADITNTGRPGPPRHTMADVLKENAKLAQLVAQKTKIIELSGIEINKLRAALQSTHQQNLHLAQAHSQITAELNQAKDRVKVLQHELSCAIAVLKVKASGIERKSTTADNQLQTEITSQELKAAPSKSAPVEAHQADNKGTSANVHHSVETQSSVPFNTDQPEAPPDKTNKRTSVNTRTSKRKSESREGIKETNTCQQSHRPDVQPTGSLHHEDQRNTVRRKSSRLNPGSCEMAEASCEILPTDTAVPSSCSFSVPELDDPNNGEDMRKAAQDELLCNTAVHIKASVLKKDEINKHLQKEANVQEEIQETHSVVHGIEDPEAHQIDSHTKNTIPIHLAETQSSLPFDTQQPEPPKERAKKRGGHKRKLDSCGGQKDSNIEDTNSKLDSICSEPPYHEETR; this is encoded by the exons ATGGCCGCCGCCACCG GGGCGCCGCTCGGCGGCCTGAACCCGAGGCCGAAGCCGAACCCTAGCGCCAACTGCCCCGGCCCCCGGTCGGGGGGGAAGCCCGCCGCGCTGGCCGACATCACCAACACCGGGAGGCCCGGCCCTCCCAGGCACACCATGGCCGACGTCCTCAAG GAGAACGCCAAGTTGGCTCAGCTGGTTGCCCAGAAAAC CAAGATCATTGAGCTCAGCGGCATTGAGATTAACAAGCTCCGTGCTGCGCTGCAGAGCACGCATCAGCAGAACCTGCACCTTGCGCAGGCTCATTCTCAGATCACCGCG GAACTAAATCAGGCAAAAGATCGA GTAAAGGTACTGCAGCATGAGCTTTCATGCGCAATAGCAGTGCTTAAAGTAAAGGCTTCGGGAATTGAG CGAAAGAGTACGACTGCTGATAACCAACTGCAAACAGAAATAACTTCACAG GAGTTAAAAGCCGCACCTTCCAAATCTGCACCAGTCGAAGCTCATCAAGCTGATAATAAGGGCACCAGTGCTAATGTGCACCATTCAGTCGAGACACAAT CCTCTGTGCCATTTAATACAGACCAACCAGAAGCACCGCCAGATAAAACAAATAAAAG AACATCAGTGAATACGCGCACAAGTAAGCGAAAGTCAGAGTCACGTGAAGGTATAAAAGAGACCAACACATGTCAACAGAGCCACAGACCTGATGTGCAACCCACTGGATCATTGCATCATGAGGATCAGAG AAACACAGTACGAAGAAAGTCTTCTAGACTAAACCCAGGGTCTTGTGAGATGGCAGAAGCATCTTGTGAGATCTTGCCTACAGACACTGCAGTTCCTTCATCTTGTAGTTTTAGTGTTCCAGAACTTGATGATCCAAATAATGGAGAAGACATG CGGAAGGCAGCACAAGATGAACTGTTATGCAACACAGCAGTGCATATAAAGGCTTCAGTACTCAAG AAGGACGAGATAAATAAGCATCTGCAGAAAGAAGCAAATGTGCAG GAGGAGATACAAGAAACACATTCTGTGGTTCATGGAATTGAGGACCCTGAGGCACATCAAATTGACAGTCACACAAAGAATACGATCCCAATCCACCTGGCAGAAACTCAAT CATCTCTGCCATTTGACACTCAACAGCCAGAACCACCCAAAGAAAGAGCAAAAAAGAG GGGTGGACACAAACGGAAATTGGATTCATGTGGAGGTCAAAAGGACTCAAACATAGAGGACACTAATTCCAAACTTGATTCTATTTGTAGTGAACCACCGTATCATGAAGAGACAAGGTAA
- the LOC125515184 gene encoding shugoshin-1-like isoform X2 — protein sequence MAAATGAPLGGLNPRPKPNPSANCPGPRSGGKPAALADITNTGRPGPPRHTMADVLKENAKLAQLVAQKTKIIELSGIEINKLRAALQSTHQQNLHLAQAHSQITAELNQAKDRVKVLQHELSCAIAVLKVKASGIERKSTTADNQLQTEITSQELKAAPSKSAPVEAHQADNKGTSANVHHSVETQSSVPFNTDQPEAPPDKTNKRTSVNTRTSKRKSESREGIKETNTCQQSHRPDVQPTGSLHHEDQRNTVRRKSSRLNPGSCEMAEASCEILPTDTAVPSSCSFSVPELDDPNNGEDMRKAAQDELLCNTAVHIKASVLKDEINKHLQKEANVQEEIQETHSVVHGIEDPEAHQIDSHTKNTIPIHLAETQSSLPFDTQQPEPPKERAKKRNYFSRGGHKRKLDSCGGQKDSNIEDTNSKLDSICSEPPYHEETR from the exons ATGGCCGCCGCCACCG GGGCGCCGCTCGGCGGCCTGAACCCGAGGCCGAAGCCGAACCCTAGCGCCAACTGCCCCGGCCCCCGGTCGGGGGGGAAGCCCGCCGCGCTGGCCGACATCACCAACACCGGGAGGCCCGGCCCTCCCAGGCACACCATGGCCGACGTCCTCAAG GAGAACGCCAAGTTGGCTCAGCTGGTTGCCCAGAAAAC CAAGATCATTGAGCTCAGCGGCATTGAGATTAACAAGCTCCGTGCTGCGCTGCAGAGCACGCATCAGCAGAACCTGCACCTTGCGCAGGCTCATTCTCAGATCACCGCG GAACTAAATCAGGCAAAAGATCGA GTAAAGGTACTGCAGCATGAGCTTTCATGCGCAATAGCAGTGCTTAAAGTAAAGGCTTCGGGAATTGAG CGAAAGAGTACGACTGCTGATAACCAACTGCAAACAGAAATAACTTCACAG GAGTTAAAAGCCGCACCTTCCAAATCTGCACCAGTCGAAGCTCATCAAGCTGATAATAAGGGCACCAGTGCTAATGTGCACCATTCAGTCGAGACACAAT CCTCTGTGCCATTTAATACAGACCAACCAGAAGCACCGCCAGATAAAACAAATAAAAG AACATCAGTGAATACGCGCACAAGTAAGCGAAAGTCAGAGTCACGTGAAGGTATAAAAGAGACCAACACATGTCAACAGAGCCACAGACCTGATGTGCAACCCACTGGATCATTGCATCATGAGGATCAGAG AAACACAGTACGAAGAAAGTCTTCTAGACTAAACCCAGGGTCTTGTGAGATGGCAGAAGCATCTTGTGAGATCTTGCCTACAGACACTGCAGTTCCTTCATCTTGTAGTTTTAGTGTTCCAGAACTTGATGATCCAAATAATGGAGAAGACATG CGGAAGGCAGCACAAGATGAACTGTTATGCAACACAGCAGTGCATATAAAGGCTTCAGTACTCAAG GACGAGATAAATAAGCATCTGCAGAAAGAAGCAAATGTGCAG GAGGAGATACAAGAAACACATTCTGTGGTTCATGGAATTGAGGACCCTGAGGCACATCAAATTGACAGTCACACAAAGAATACGATCCCAATCCACCTGGCAGAAACTCAAT CATCTCTGCCATTTGACACTCAACAGCCAGAACCACCCAAAGAAAGAGCAAAAAAGAG AAATTATTTTTCTAGGGGTGGACACAAACGGAAATTGGATTCATGTGGAGGTCAAAAGGACTCAAACATAGAGGACACTAATTCCAAACTTGATTCTATTTGTAGTGAACCACCGTATCATGAAGAGACAAGGTAA
- the LOC125515184 gene encoding shugoshin-1-like isoform X1, with protein MAAATGAPLGGLNPRPKPNPSANCPGPRSGGKPAALADITNTGRPGPPRHTMADVLKENAKLAQLVAQKTKIIELSGIEINKLRAALQSTHQQNLHLAQAHSQITAELNQAKDRVKVLQHELSCAIAVLKVKASGIERKSTTADNQLQTEITSQELKAAPSKSAPVEAHQADNKGTSANVHHSVETQSSVPFNTDQPEAPPDKTNKRTSVNTRTSKRKSESREGIKETNTCQQSHRPDVQPTGSLHHEDQRNTVRRKSSRLNPGSCEMAEASCEILPTDTAVPSSCSFSVPELDDPNNGEDMRKAAQDELLCNTAVHIKASVLKKDEINKHLQKEANVQEEIQETHSVVHGIEDPEAHQIDSHTKNTIPIHLAETQSSLPFDTQQPEPPKERAKKRNYFSRGGHKRKLDSCGGQKDSNIEDTNSKLDSICSEPPYHEETR; from the exons ATGGCCGCCGCCACCG GGGCGCCGCTCGGCGGCCTGAACCCGAGGCCGAAGCCGAACCCTAGCGCCAACTGCCCCGGCCCCCGGTCGGGGGGGAAGCCCGCCGCGCTGGCCGACATCACCAACACCGGGAGGCCCGGCCCTCCCAGGCACACCATGGCCGACGTCCTCAAG GAGAACGCCAAGTTGGCTCAGCTGGTTGCCCAGAAAAC CAAGATCATTGAGCTCAGCGGCATTGAGATTAACAAGCTCCGTGCTGCGCTGCAGAGCACGCATCAGCAGAACCTGCACCTTGCGCAGGCTCATTCTCAGATCACCGCG GAACTAAATCAGGCAAAAGATCGA GTAAAGGTACTGCAGCATGAGCTTTCATGCGCAATAGCAGTGCTTAAAGTAAAGGCTTCGGGAATTGAG CGAAAGAGTACGACTGCTGATAACCAACTGCAAACAGAAATAACTTCACAG GAGTTAAAAGCCGCACCTTCCAAATCTGCACCAGTCGAAGCTCATCAAGCTGATAATAAGGGCACCAGTGCTAATGTGCACCATTCAGTCGAGACACAAT CCTCTGTGCCATTTAATACAGACCAACCAGAAGCACCGCCAGATAAAACAAATAAAAG AACATCAGTGAATACGCGCACAAGTAAGCGAAAGTCAGAGTCACGTGAAGGTATAAAAGAGACCAACACATGTCAACAGAGCCACAGACCTGATGTGCAACCCACTGGATCATTGCATCATGAGGATCAGAG AAACACAGTACGAAGAAAGTCTTCTAGACTAAACCCAGGGTCTTGTGAGATGGCAGAAGCATCTTGTGAGATCTTGCCTACAGACACTGCAGTTCCTTCATCTTGTAGTTTTAGTGTTCCAGAACTTGATGATCCAAATAATGGAGAAGACATG CGGAAGGCAGCACAAGATGAACTGTTATGCAACACAGCAGTGCATATAAAGGCTTCAGTACTCAAG AAGGACGAGATAAATAAGCATCTGCAGAAAGAAGCAAATGTGCAG GAGGAGATACAAGAAACACATTCTGTGGTTCATGGAATTGAGGACCCTGAGGCACATCAAATTGACAGTCACACAAAGAATACGATCCCAATCCACCTGGCAGAAACTCAAT CATCTCTGCCATTTGACACTCAACAGCCAGAACCACCCAAAGAAAGAGCAAAAAAGAG AAATTATTTTTCTAGGGGTGGACACAAACGGAAATTGGATTCATGTGGAGGTCAAAAGGACTCAAACATAGAGGACACTAATTCCAAACTTGATTCTATTTGTAGTGAACCACCGTATCATGAAGAGACAAGGTAA
- the LOC125512836 gene encoding histidine-containing phosphotransfer protein 2-like produces the protein MAAAALRAQLNAHIAGMYTEGVVDEDTFEELRDEGTAVEVSRLFIYDASEIIDDIDILMEEPEVDFDEVEALTQQLMRCTSSVGAQQVNLACMHFGNFYAIQYKQGCLVSLALVRNEFYIVRHELEIMMQLEEQIAACGPNS, from the exons ATGGCAGCCGCAGCACTGAGGGCGCAGCTCAACGCTCATATCGCCGGAATGTACACCGAG GGTGTCGTGGACGAGGACACGTTCGAGGAGCTGCGGGATGAGGGCACCGCCGTCGAGGTCTCCCGCCTCTTCATCTATGATGCCTCCgagatcatcgacgacatcgacATCCTGAT GGAGGAGCCCGAAGTGGACTTTGACGAGGTGGAAGCCTTGACGCAGCAGCTCATGCGGTGCACCTCCAG TGTTGGTGCACAGCAAGTGAACCTCGCCTGCATGCACTTCGGCAATTTCTATGCCATACAATACAAACAAGG GTGTCTCGTGTCATTGGCTCTTGTTAGGAATGAGTTCTATATTGTGCGACATGAGTTGGAGATCATGATGCAG CTCGAAGAGCAAATCGCGGCATGTGGTCCTAACTCCTAA